From the genome of Halomonas sp. MCCC 1A13316, one region includes:
- the glmU gene encoding bifunctional UDP-N-acetylglucosamine diphosphorylase/glucosamine-1-phosphate N-acetyltransferase GlmU has product MTLDVVILAAGQGTRMRSTLPKVLHRLAGKPMVRHVLDTAQKLEADRLHVVVGHGADRVREALGDYPVRYALQAEQKGTGHAVAQALDGLGEGRVLVLYGDVPLIRRQTLAALLEVVNESRMGLLTVTMDDPSGYGRIVRDTHGEAVAIVEQKDASDKELAIRECNTGIMAMTASQLKRWLPRLSADNAQGEYYLTDVIAMAASEGVAIATAQPADPLEVEGVNNRLQMARLERAHQLHIAEQLMVQGVALLDPARIDVRGRLSCGHDVEIDVGCVFEGEVELGEGVRIGPHCVIRDSHIGAETVIEPHSVIEGAVAAGRNRIGPFARLRPGTRLAVGAKVGNFVETKNAEVGEGSKINHLSYVGDARLGRDVNVGAGTITCNYDGANKHRTDIGDDTFIGSNTALVAPVSVGRGATIGAGSTISKDVPDNTLAVSRGRQVAKADWVRPTKKT; this is encoded by the coding sequence ATGACCCTGGATGTGGTGATTCTAGCTGCCGGACAGGGTACGCGGATGCGTTCGACCTTGCCCAAGGTGTTGCATCGCCTGGCCGGTAAACCGATGGTGCGTCATGTGCTCGACACGGCGCAGAAGCTGGAGGCGGATCGCCTCCACGTGGTGGTCGGTCACGGTGCCGACCGGGTGCGTGAAGCGCTGGGCGACTATCCGGTGCGCTATGCACTGCAGGCCGAACAGAAGGGTACCGGCCATGCGGTGGCTCAGGCGCTGGATGGCCTGGGAGAGGGCAGGGTACTGGTGCTGTATGGCGACGTGCCGCTGATCCGGCGCCAGACACTGGCCGCCCTGCTGGAAGTGGTGAACGAGTCGCGCATGGGGCTGCTCACCGTGACCATGGACGATCCGAGCGGCTATGGTCGCATCGTACGCGATACCCACGGCGAGGCGGTGGCCATCGTCGAACAGAAGGATGCCAGCGACAAAGAGCTGGCAATCCGCGAGTGCAATACCGGCATCATGGCCATGACCGCATCCCAGCTTAAGCGCTGGCTGCCGCGTCTCTCCGCCGACAATGCCCAAGGCGAATACTACCTGACCGACGTCATCGCCATGGCCGCTTCCGAGGGGGTCGCTATCGCCACCGCCCAGCCTGCCGATCCGCTGGAAGTGGAAGGGGTCAATAACCGCTTGCAGATGGCTCGCCTCGAGCGCGCGCACCAGTTGCACATCGCCGAGCAGCTCATGGTCCAGGGCGTGGCGCTGCTCGATCCGGCACGCATCGACGTGCGCGGCCGCCTGAGCTGCGGGCACGACGTCGAGATCGACGTCGGCTGCGTTTTCGAGGGCGAGGTCGAATTGGGCGAGGGCGTGCGTATCGGGCCACACTGTGTCATACGTGATAGCCATATCGGTGCCGAAACCGTCATCGAGCCTCACAGCGTGATCGAAGGGGCCGTGGCGGCCGGCCGCAACCGCATCGGGCCTTTCGCCCGGCTGCGCCCCGGCACGCGCCTGGCAGTGGGCGCCAAAGTGGGCAACTTCGTCGAGACCAAGAACGCCGAGGTGGGCGAGGGCAGCAAGATCAATCACTTGAGCTATGTGGGCGATGCGCGGCTGGGGCGTGACGTCAACGTCGGTGCCGGTACCATCACCTGCAACTACGACGGGGCCAACAAGCATCGCACCGATATCGGCGACGACACCTTCATCGGCTCCAATACCGCCCTGGTGGCACCGGTCTCTGTCGGCCGTGGCGCCACGATCGGCGCAGGCTCGACCATCAGCAAGGACGTGCCCGACAACACCCTGGCCGTTTCCCGTGGGCGCCAGGTCGCCAAGGCCGACTGGGTGCGGCCGACCAAGAAGACCTGA
- a CDS encoding FAD:protein FMN transferase, whose translation MIPVLRPVVVAFALCLGLLLTGCSESERPLDSPVRMEGSIFGSFYQVTIADSLTQGQARELEEGLLEVLEQVDAAMSIYRDDSELMAFNQAPLDEWQPLSNELIEVLAISQSVAEASNGAFDVTLGGLVNLWSFGSEARPREVPDDETLQARLAEVGPDSIEIDENAMQARRRRDVFINLGGVAKGHATDRVAAYLDTEGIEHYLVNLGGDLIARGYRDSDDEPWRIGIEAPLDDRQEATHIVPLHDMSVATSGDYRNYFEEDGKRFSHTIDPRTGRPIEHRVASVTVVHPSNAWADAWATAITVLGVEEGLALAREQGLRVLLLVREGEGWSSLASPAFADYFGQELSDEMGLEVR comes from the coding sequence ATGATCCCTGTCCTGCGCCCCGTGGTGGTGGCCTTTGCGCTGTGCCTGGGCTTGCTTCTCACCGGCTGCTCCGAGAGTGAGCGTCCGCTGGATTCGCCGGTTCGTATGGAGGGAAGCATCTTCGGCTCCTTCTACCAAGTGACCATCGCCGACAGCCTGACTCAGGGCCAGGCGCGTGAACTGGAGGAGGGGCTGCTCGAGGTGCTAGAGCAGGTGGATGCCGCGATGTCGATTTATCGCGACGACTCGGAGCTGATGGCCTTCAACCAGGCGCCCCTCGATGAATGGCAGCCGCTCTCCAACGAGCTGATCGAAGTATTGGCGATCAGTCAGTCGGTAGCCGAGGCGAGCAACGGTGCCTTCGACGTGACTCTCGGCGGGCTGGTCAACTTGTGGAGTTTCGGTTCAGAAGCTCGTCCGCGGGAGGTACCCGACGACGAAACCCTGCAGGCGCGTCTGGCCGAGGTCGGTCCCGACAGCATCGAGATCGACGAGAATGCCATGCAGGCGCGGCGCCGGCGAGACGTGTTCATCAATCTCGGTGGCGTGGCCAAGGGCCACGCCACCGATCGAGTCGCCGCCTACCTCGACACCGAGGGCATCGAGCACTATCTGGTCAACCTGGGCGGTGACCTGATCGCTCGCGGCTATCGCGACAGCGACGACGAGCCTTGGCGCATCGGCATCGAGGCGCCGCTCGACGATCGTCAGGAAGCCACCCATATCGTGCCGCTACACGATATGTCGGTGGCCACTTCCGGCGATTACCGCAATTATTTTGAAGAGGATGGGAAGCGCTTCTCGCATACCATCGATCCACGCACCGGCCGACCCATCGAGCACCGTGTGGCGTCGGTAACGGTGGTTCACCCCTCCAATGCCTGGGCCGACGCCTGGGCTACCGCCATCACGGTATTGGGCGTAGAGGAAGGGCTGGCGCTGGCACGCGAGCAGGGTCTCAGAGTATTACTGCTGGTGCGCGAGGGGGAAGGCTGGAGTAGCCTGGCGAGTCCTGCCTTCGCCGACTACTTCGGTCAGGAACTGAGCGATGAGATGGGCCTGGAAGTACGTTGA
- a CDS encoding undecaprenyl-diphosphate phosphatase, with the protein MDWLQVVVLSLIQGLTEFLPVSSSAHLILVPALTDWNDQGLVFDVAVHLGSLLAVVFYFRHDLQRMATSWIKSLRGNTLREGSEDPDARLAWWVLLATIPVCVVGLVLHDVIEVGMRSPILIAVGLIGFGLLLGYADWHKRAGRSEYQLSLRDAMLIGLAQAMALFPGTSRSGITITAALLLGLSREGAARFSFLLSIPVIVLASGLEIVSLIQAPHDIDWLSLAVGVLLSGLSAYLCIHYFIAFIKRIGMQPFVVYRIVLGLWLLWLFW; encoded by the coding sequence ATGGATTGGCTTCAGGTCGTCGTGCTGTCATTGATCCAGGGGCTGACCGAGTTCCTGCCGGTTTCGAGTTCGGCTCATCTCATTCTGGTACCCGCATTAACCGACTGGAATGACCAAGGGTTGGTCTTCGACGTGGCGGTGCATCTGGGCAGCCTGTTGGCGGTGGTCTTCTACTTCAGACACGATCTGCAGCGCATGGCGACGAGTTGGATCAAGTCGCTGCGTGGCAACACGCTGCGCGAGGGCAGCGAAGATCCTGACGCCCGGCTGGCCTGGTGGGTGTTACTGGCCACTATCCCGGTGTGCGTAGTTGGCCTCGTCCTGCATGACGTGATCGAAGTTGGTATGCGCTCGCCTATCCTGATCGCAGTGGGTCTGATTGGCTTCGGCTTGCTGCTTGGCTATGCCGACTGGCACAAGCGCGCGGGTCGGAGCGAGTATCAACTGTCCCTGCGCGATGCCATGCTTATCGGTTTGGCTCAGGCAATGGCACTGTTCCCCGGCACGTCGCGCTCCGGCATCACCATTACCGCGGCGTTGCTGCTGGGCCTGAGCCGCGAGGGCGCAGCGCGTTTCTCGTTTTTGCTGTCGATTCCTGTGATTGTCCTGGCATCAGGACTGGAGATCGTCAGCCTGATACAGGCACCCCATGATATCGACTGGCTTTCCTTGGCGGTTGGAGTGCTCCTGTCGGGTCTGAGCGCCTATCTCTGCATCCATTATTTCATCGCTTTCATCAAGCGAATTGGCATGCAACCCTTCGTCGTCTATCGCATCGTGTTGGGGCTTTGGCTACTGTGGCTCTTCTGGTAG
- the mgtE gene encoding magnesium transporter, translated as MSLSEQLQEHKETLILALEQEDSERLDQWLPELRAADLSEILEEMAEDDDDLPSVLKLLDCLPLERRANVLGYLAGEVQVEVAEAMSDELLLSVLEEMGSDERADLFNLLGEDRQEVLLRRMARQEREDLKRLASYEEGTAGSIMTSDYVAIPSGMTVSQAMMRVRQTAPDAETVYQLYIIDPEGKLAGTLSLRQLMVARPGAQVDELMIKDVISVSVDEAQEEVARLVARYDMLAVPVIDPDERLVGIVTHDDAMDVAEEEATEDFHKGMSIGQLEDGVSRVPLWSLYRKRVTWLVLLVFANLFSGAGIAYFEDTIAAQVALVFFLPLLIGSGGNAGAQAATLMVRGMATGDVGVKDWGKLLGRELLVAGSLGLTMALAVAPIGVMRGGEAVAMIVSTSMVTIVLFGSLLGMCLPFVLNRVGWDPATASAPLVTTVIDACGVLIYFSIATAVLTGL; from the coding sequence ATGTCGTTGAGCGAACAGCTGCAGGAACACAAGGAAACCCTGATCCTTGCCCTCGAGCAGGAGGATAGCGAACGCCTCGATCAATGGCTTCCCGAACTGCGTGCCGCGGATCTTTCCGAGATCCTCGAGGAGATGGCCGAGGATGACGACGACCTTCCTTCCGTCCTGAAACTGCTCGACTGTCTGCCGCTGGAGCGCCGCGCCAACGTTCTGGGATACCTGGCGGGAGAGGTCCAGGTCGAAGTTGCCGAGGCCATGTCCGACGAGCTGCTGCTTTCGGTACTGGAAGAGATGGGTTCGGATGAGCGTGCCGACCTGTTCAATCTGCTTGGCGAGGATCGCCAGGAAGTGCTGCTCAGGCGGATGGCGCGACAGGAGCGCGAGGACCTCAAGCGCCTAGCGAGCTATGAAGAGGGCACCGCCGGTTCGATCATGACCTCGGACTACGTGGCCATTCCGAGTGGCATGACCGTGTCCCAGGCGATGATGCGGGTGCGCCAGACCGCGCCGGATGCCGAGACGGTCTATCAGCTTTATATCATCGATCCGGAGGGTAAGCTGGCCGGTACCCTGTCGCTGCGTCAGCTAATGGTGGCCCGCCCAGGCGCTCAGGTCGACGAACTGATGATCAAGGACGTGATCAGCGTATCGGTGGACGAAGCGCAGGAGGAGGTCGCTCGCCTGGTGGCCCGTTATGACATGCTGGCCGTACCGGTCATCGATCCCGACGAGCGCCTGGTCGGCATCGTCACCCATGACGATGCCATGGACGTTGCCGAGGAAGAGGCTACCGAGGATTTCCACAAGGGCATGTCCATCGGCCAGCTCGAGGATGGCGTCAGCCGGGTACCGCTATGGAGCCTCTACCGCAAGCGCGTGACTTGGCTGGTGCTGCTGGTGTTCGCCAATCTCTTCTCCGGTGCCGGTATCGCCTACTTCGAGGACACCATCGCCGCCCAAGTGGCACTGGTGTTCTTCCTGCCGCTGCTGATCGGCAGCGGCGGCAACGCCGGTGCCCAGGCCGCGACCCTGATGGTGCGCGGCATGGCCACTGGCGACGTCGGGGTCAAGGACTGGGGCAAGCTGCTCGGCCGCGAGCTGCTGGTCGCCGGATCCCTGGGATTGACCATGGCGCTGGCGGTGGCGCCCATCGGGGTGATGCGCGGTGGCGAGGCCGTGGCCATGATCGTCTCCACCAGCATGGTCACCATCGTGCTGTTCGGCAGCCTGCTCGGCATGTGCCTGCCGTTCGTGCTCAACCGGGTGGGCTGGGACCCGGCTACCGCTTCGGCGCCTCTGGTGACCACCGTCATCGACGCTTGCGGAGTGCTGATCTACTTCTCCATCGCCACGGCGGTATTGACGGGGCTCTAG
- a CDS encoding F0F1 ATP synthase subunit epsilon produces the protein MAKSFTCNIVSAEASIFSGEVEQIVASGIMGDLGILPGHAPLLTELQPGPVRVIHDGGQEENYYVSGGFLEVQPDVVTVLADSAARASDLDEAAAEEARQHALRAFNEKSAEMDYTRAAAELAEAVAQLRTIQQLRKKGGKG, from the coding sequence ATGGCGAAAAGCTTCACATGCAATATCGTCAGCGCCGAGGCCTCGATCTTCTCCGGTGAGGTTGAGCAGATCGTGGCTTCGGGCATCATGGGCGACCTGGGCATACTGCCCGGGCACGCTCCGCTGCTGACCGAGCTGCAGCCGGGCCCCGTTCGCGTGATTCACGATGGCGGGCAGGAAGAGAACTACTACGTGTCAGGCGGCTTCCTCGAAGTGCAGCCGGACGTGGTGACCGTGCTGGCCGATTCGGCCGCACGGGCAAGTGACCTCGACGAGGCCGCAGCCGAGGAGGCTCGTCAGCATGCGCTGCGCGCCTTCAACGAGAAGTCGGCGGAGATGGACTACACCCGCGCCGCCGCCGAACTTGCGGAAGCCGTGGCCCAGTTGCGCACGATTCAGCAACTGCGCAAGAAGGGTGGCAAGGGCTGA
- the atpD gene encoding F0F1 ATP synthase subunit beta, with protein sequence MSGRIVQIIGAVIDVEFPRDDVPKVYDALKVSNAETVLETQQQLGDGVVRTIAMGSTEGLKRGMEVANTGAAISVPVGKETLGRIMNVLGEPIDEAGDIGEQERMPIHRKPPTYAEQAASNELLETGIKVIDLVCPFAKGGKVGLFGGAGVGKTVNMMELIRNIATEHSGYSVFAGVGERTREGNDFYHEMTESNVIDKVSLVYGQMNEPPGNRLRVALTGLTIAEKFRDEGRDVLLFVDNIYRYTLAGTEVSALLGRMPSAVGYQPTLAEEMGVLQERITSTKTGSITSVQAVYVPADDLTDPSPATTFSHLDATVVLARSIAELGIYPAIDPLDSTSRQLDPLVVGEEHYNTARGVQNVLQRYKELKDIIAILGMDELSDEDKLAVSRARKIQRFLSQPFFVAEVFTGAPGKYVSLKDTIRGFQGILDGEYDNLPEQAFYMVGSIDEAVEKANQMK encoded by the coding sequence ATGAGCGGACGTATCGTACAAATCATCGGCGCGGTGATTGACGTAGAGTTTCCGCGGGACGATGTTCCCAAGGTCTACGACGCGCTGAAGGTCTCGAATGCCGAGACCGTGCTGGAAACCCAGCAGCAGTTGGGCGACGGCGTGGTGCGCACCATTGCCATGGGCTCCACCGAGGGGCTCAAGCGTGGCATGGAAGTCGCCAACACCGGTGCCGCCATCTCCGTGCCGGTTGGCAAGGAGACCCTGGGTCGCATCATGAACGTGCTCGGCGAGCCGATCGACGAGGCCGGTGACATCGGTGAGCAAGAGCGCATGCCGATCCACCGCAAGCCCCCGACCTATGCCGAGCAGGCAGCGTCCAACGAGCTGCTCGAGACCGGCATCAAGGTCATCGATCTGGTCTGCCCGTTTGCCAAGGGCGGCAAGGTCGGCCTGTTCGGCGGCGCCGGCGTGGGCAAGACGGTCAACATGATGGAGCTGATCCGCAACATCGCCACCGAGCACAGCGGTTACTCCGTGTTCGCCGGCGTGGGCGAGCGGACCCGTGAGGGTAACGACTTCTACCATGAGATGACCGAGTCCAACGTCATCGACAAGGTATCGCTGGTCTACGGCCAGATGAACGAGCCGCCGGGCAACCGCCTGCGCGTGGCTCTGACCGGCCTGACCATCGCCGAGAAGTTCCGCGATGAAGGTCGCGACGTGCTGCTGTTCGTCGACAACATCTACCGTTACACCCTGGCAGGTACCGAGGTTTCCGCACTGCTGGGCCGTATGCCCTCCGCGGTGGGTTACCAGCCGACCCTGGCCGAGGAGATGGGCGTCCTGCAGGAGCGCATCACCTCCACCAAGACCGGCTCGATCACCTCGGTGCAGGCCGTCTACGTGCCCGCGGATGACCTGACCGACCCGTCGCCGGCCACCACCTTCTCGCACCTGGACGCCACCGTGGTACTGGCGCGTTCGATCGCCGAGCTGGGTATCTATCCGGCCATCGATCCGCTGGACTCCACCTCGCGCCAGCTCGACCCGCTGGTCGTCGGCGAGGAGCACTACAACACCGCTCGCGGTGTGCAGAACGTGCTGCAGCGCTACAAGGAGCTCAAGGACATCATCGCGATCCTGGGCATGGACGAGCTGTCCGACGAGGACAAGCTGGCCGTGTCACGGGCGCGTAAGATCCAGCGCTTCCTGTCGCAGCCGTTCTTCGTCGCCGAAGTCTTCACCGGTGCTCCCGGCAAGTACGTGTCGCTGAAGGACACCATTCGTGGTTTCCAGGGCATCCTCGATGGCGAGTACGACAACCTGCCCGAGCAGGCCTTCTACATGGTGGGCAGCATCGACGAAGCCGTCGAGAAAGCCAACCAGATGAAGTAA
- the atpG gene encoding F0F1 ATP synthase subunit gamma has translation MAAAKEIRTQIGSIKNTQKITSAMEMVAASKMRKAQDLMRASQPYARQIRNVASHLADANPEYKHDYMVEREEVKRVGYIVVSTDRGLCGGLNVNLFKAVVKSAVAWRSEGAELDFCALGSKAGGFFRNYGGNLVAAKSGLGESPEMEDLIGSVKVMLDAYDEGRVDRLYVVYNEFVNTMTQRPVVRQLLPLAPDMGTDADEEDNKRPGSWDYLYEPDAKALLDSLLIRFIESQVYQAVVENGACEQAARMIAMKNATDNAGGLIDDLEMVYNKARQAAITQEISEIVGGAAAV, from the coding sequence ATGGCAGCTGCAAAAGAGATACGCACCCAGATCGGGAGCATCAAGAATACGCAGAAGATCACCAGCGCCATGGAAATGGTCGCTGCGTCGAAGATGCGTAAAGCACAAGATCTGATGAGGGCCAGCCAGCCTTATGCCCGGCAGATCCGCAACGTGGCCAGCCACCTTGCCGACGCCAACCCCGAGTACAAGCACGACTACATGGTCGAGCGCGAAGAGGTGAAGCGGGTCGGTTACATCGTGGTGTCCACCGACCGCGGCCTGTGCGGCGGTCTGAACGTCAACCTGTTCAAGGCCGTGGTCAAGAGCGCCGTGGCGTGGCGCAGCGAGGGTGCCGAGCTCGACTTCTGCGCCCTGGGCAGCAAGGCTGGCGGCTTCTTCCGCAACTATGGCGGCAATCTGGTCGCGGCCAAGAGCGGGTTGGGCGAATCGCCCGAGATGGAAGACCTGATCGGTAGCGTCAAGGTGATGCTGGATGCCTATGACGAGGGCCGAGTGGATCGCCTTTACGTGGTGTACAACGAGTTCGTCAACACCATGACGCAAAGGCCGGTGGTTCGCCAGTTGCTGCCGCTCGCTCCCGACATGGGAACGGATGCGGACGAAGAGGACAACAAGCGTCCCGGTAGCTGGGACTACCTGTATGAGCCGGATGCCAAGGCGCTGTTGGATAGCCTGTTGATTCGTTTCATCGAATCCCAGGTATATCAGGCGGTGGTCGAGAACGGGGCCTGCGAACAGGCGGCCCGGATGATCGCCATGAAAAACGCCACCGACAACGCCGGCGGACTGATCGACGATCTGGAGATGGTGTACAACAAGGCCCGCCAGGCCGCCATCACCCAGGAGATTTCCGAGATCGTCGGCGGCGCCGCTGCCGTATAG
- the atpA gene encoding F0F1 ATP synthase subunit alpha, with amino-acid sequence MQQLNPSEISDIIKQRIEKLDVASEARNQGTIVSVSDGIVRIHGLEDAMFGEMIEFPGSIYGMVLNLERDSVGAVVLGDYLQLEEGMTASCTGRILEVPVGPELIGRVVDPLGNPIDGKGDIDAKLTDAVEKVAPGVITRQSVDQPIQTGLKSIDAMVPIGRGQRELIIGDRQIGKSAIAVDAIINQKGKGVTCIYVAIGQKQSTIANVVRKLEEHGAMEHTIVVAAGAADPAPMQFLAPYAGCTMGEYFRDRGQDALIVYDDLTKQAWAYRQVSLLLRRPPGREAYPGDVFYLHSRLLERAARVNVEYVEKFTNGEVTGKTGSLTALPIIETQGGDVSAFVPTNVISITDGQIFLETDLFNAGVRPAINAGLSVSRVGGAAQTKIIKKLGGGVRLALAQYRELAAFSQFASDLDEATRKQLEHGQRVTELMKQKQYSPLSVAEMGVTLYAANEGFLDDIDVSKVLDFERALHDYMRSEHAELLDKINQTGDYNEEIQQGLKQGLEQFKATQSW; translated from the coding sequence ATGCAGCAACTGAATCCTTCCGAGATCAGCGACATCATCAAACAGCGTATCGAAAAGCTGGATGTCGCATCCGAAGCCCGCAACCAGGGCACCATCGTCAGCGTCTCCGACGGCATCGTGCGTATTCACGGCCTCGAAGATGCGATGTTCGGTGAGATGATCGAATTCCCCGGCAGCATCTACGGCATGGTGCTCAACCTCGAACGCGACTCCGTGGGCGCCGTGGTGCTGGGCGACTACCTGCAGCTGGAAGAGGGCATGACCGCCAGCTGTACCGGCCGCATCCTCGAGGTGCCGGTGGGCCCCGAGCTGATCGGCCGCGTGGTCGACCCGCTGGGTAACCCCATCGACGGCAAGGGCGATATCGACGCCAAGTTGACCGACGCGGTGGAAAAGGTCGCTCCGGGCGTCATCACCCGCCAGTCGGTGGACCAGCCGATCCAGACCGGTCTCAAGTCGATCGACGCCATGGTGCCGATCGGCCGCGGTCAGCGTGAGCTGATCATCGGCGACCGCCAGATCGGTAAGTCCGCCATCGCTGTCGACGCGATCATCAACCAGAAGGGCAAGGGCGTCACCTGTATCTACGTGGCCATCGGTCAGAAGCAGTCGACCATTGCCAACGTGGTGCGCAAGCTCGAAGAGCACGGCGCCATGGAGCACACCATCGTGGTTGCCGCCGGCGCCGCCGACCCGGCCCCGATGCAGTTCCTGGCACCCTACGCCGGCTGCACCATGGGCGAGTACTTCCGCGACCGCGGCCAGGACGCCCTGATCGTGTATGACGATCTGACCAAGCAGGCTTGGGCCTATCGCCAGGTGTCGCTGCTGCTGCGCCGTCCGCCGGGCCGTGAAGCCTACCCGGGTGACGTCTTCTATCTCCACTCGCGTCTGCTCGAGCGTGCCGCTCGCGTCAACGTCGAGTACGTCGAGAAGTTCACCAACGGTGAAGTGACCGGCAAGACCGGCTCACTGACCGCACTGCCGATCATCGAGACCCAGGGCGGCGACGTTTCGGCGTTCGTTCCGACCAACGTGATCTCGATCACTGACGGCCAGATCTTCCTCGAGACCGACCTGTTCAATGCGGGTGTCCGTCCGGCCATCAACGCCGGTCTGTCGGTATCTCGCGTGGGTGGTGCGGCCCAGACCAAGATCATCAAGAAGCTCGGCGGCGGTGTGCGTCTGGCACTCGCCCAGTACCGCGAGCTGGCGGCCTTCTCCCAGTTCGCTTCCGATCTGGACGAAGCCACCCGCAAGCAGCTGGAGCACGGTCAGCGCGTCACCGAGCTGATGAAGCAGAAGCAGTATTCACCGCTGTCGGTAGCCGAGATGGGCGTGACGCTGTATGCCGCCAACGAAGGCTTCCTGGATGATATCGACGTCAGCAAGGTGCTGGACTTCGAGCGTGCCCTGCACGACTACATGAGGTCCGAGCACGCCGAACTGCTCGACAAGATCAACCAGACCGGCGACTACAACGAAGAGATCCAGCAAGGGCTGAAGCAGGGTCTCGAGCAGTTCAAAGCCACTCAGAGCTGGTAA
- a CDS encoding F0F1 ATP synthase subunit delta: MAELSTVARPYARAAFEHARDHQALDGWSEWLDKLGQAVAVRDVQKLLSSPRFSPERKVAMLIELTEVKLDDSAKAFLDILGEKGRLTALPAIAERFAYLRAEHDKRIEVTVVSAYELDDKQQNKLAGALKKRLNREISIITQVDPKLIGGVVLRAGDTVIDGSVRGRLNRLSEALTA; the protein is encoded by the coding sequence ATGGCGGAACTGTCTACCGTCGCGCGACCCTACGCTAGAGCGGCATTCGAACACGCACGCGATCACCAGGCGCTGGACGGCTGGTCCGAATGGCTCGACAAGCTGGGCCAGGCCGTAGCCGTACGCGACGTGCAGAAGCTTTTGTCCAGCCCGCGTTTCTCGCCCGAGCGCAAGGTGGCCATGCTCATCGAGCTGACCGAGGTCAAGCTCGATGACTCGGCCAAGGCTTTTCTCGACATACTGGGCGAGAAGGGTCGGCTGACGGCGCTTCCCGCGATCGCGGAGCGGTTCGCGTACCTGCGCGCCGAGCATGATAAACGCATCGAGGTCACCGTCGTCTCGGCCTACGAGCTCGATGACAAGCAGCAGAACAAGCTCGCCGGCGCGCTCAAGAAGCGGCTGAATCGCGAAATCTCCATTATCACTCAGGTGGATCCAAAGCTTATCGGAGGCGTCGTCCTGCGCGCCGGCGATACCGTCATCGACGGATCGGTGCGCGGTCGATTGAACCGCCTCTCCGAAGCTCTCACCGCCTGA
- a CDS encoding F0F1 ATP synthase subunit B → MNINMTLIGQTIAFAIFVWFCIKYVWPPISTALHERQKRIAEGLDAASRASRDLELAQEQASQTLRESKEQASQILEQANKRSAQMVEEARVQARAEGERMIASARAEIDQEIQRAKDELRAQVSSLAVVGAERVLEASVDEKAHRKLLDKLAAEL, encoded by the coding sequence GTGAATATCAACATGACGCTTATCGGACAAACGATCGCCTTCGCGATTTTTGTCTGGTTCTGTATCAAGTATGTGTGGCCGCCGATCAGCACCGCGCTTCATGAGCGCCAGAAGCGGATCGCCGAAGGTCTCGATGCGGCCAGCCGGGCGTCACGTGACCTCGAGCTCGCTCAAGAGCAAGCGTCCCAGACGCTGCGCGAGAGCAAGGAGCAGGCTTCGCAGATTCTCGAGCAGGCCAACAAGCGTTCGGCGCAGATGGTCGAGGAAGCTCGCGTGCAGGCTCGTGCCGAAGGCGAGCGTATGATCGCCAGTGCGCGTGCCGAGATCGATCAGGAAATCCAGCGTGCCAAGGACGAGCTGCGGGCCCAGGTCTCCAGTCTCGCCGTGGTCGGTGCCGAGCGCGTCCTGGAGGCCTCCGTCGACGAGAAGGCGCATCGCAAGCTGCTCGACAAGCTTGCTGCCGAACTTTGA
- the atpE gene encoding F0F1 ATP synthase subunit C, translating into MDYIYLAASLMIGLGALGTGIGFAILGGKLLESTARQPELGDQLQTKTFLMAGLLDAVPMIGVGIAMYLIFVVAG; encoded by the coding sequence ATGGATTACATTTACCTCGCCGCTTCCCTCATGATCGGTCTGGGCGCTCTGGGTACCGGTATCGGCTTCGCCATCCTCGGCGGCAAGCTGCTCGAGTCCACCGCTCGCCAGCCCGAGCTCGGCGACCAGCTGCAGACCAAGACCTTCCTGATGGCCGGTCTGCTCGACGCCGTGCCGATGATCGGCGTGGGTATCGCGATGTACCTGATCTTCGTCGTCGCCGGTTAA